A part of Magnetospirillum sp. ME-1 genomic DNA contains:
- a CDS encoding MlaE family ABC transporter permease, which yields MSTDAEPRGFIGFLDRLGRRTMGGIAEFGFGASLVGECLYWLGMGGKRRQPVRLAPVVAQAMEIGIGALPIVTVLSATIGIMLAIQGIYTLRLFGAESRVSLGVAMSVVREFAPLITGILVAGRSGSALAARLGTMRINQEIDALTVMGISPVRFLVVPPLLAMLVMLPALTLWSDLVGLFAAGLYIAPQLGSSIGAYVDEMTTLVRLNDIWHGLGKSAIFAVLITVVGVVNGASVTGGAEGVGRMTTRSVVHAISAIVITDMVFVFMVTR from the coding sequence GTGAGCACCGACGCCGAACCCAGGGGATTCATCGGATTTCTCGACCGGCTGGGACGCCGGACGATGGGCGGAATCGCCGAGTTCGGCTTCGGCGCCTCGCTGGTGGGCGAATGCCTCTACTGGCTGGGCATGGGGGGAAAACGGCGCCAGCCGGTGCGTCTCGCCCCCGTGGTGGCCCAGGCCATGGAGATCGGCATCGGCGCGCTGCCCATAGTCACCGTGCTGTCGGCCACCATCGGCATCATGCTGGCCATCCAGGGCATCTACACGCTGCGCCTGTTCGGGGCCGAATCCCGGGTTTCGCTGGGCGTGGCCATGAGCGTGGTGCGCGAATTCGCGCCCCTGATCACCGGCATCCTGGTGGCCGGACGGTCCGGCTCGGCGCTGGCCGCAAGGCTTGGCACCATGCGCATCAACCAGGAAATCGACGCGCTGACCGTCATGGGCATCTCGCCGGTGCGCTTCCTGGTGGTGCCGCCGCTGCTGGCCATGCTGGTGATGCTGCCGGCGCTCACCCTGTGGTCCGATCTGGTGGGTTTGTTCGCCGCCGGCCTCTACATCGCGCCGCAACTGGGCAGTTCCATCGGCGCCTATGTGGACGAGATGACCACCCTGGTGCGGCTCAACGACATCTGGCACGGCCTGGGCAAAAGCGCCATCTTCGCCGTGCTGATCACCGTGGTGGGCGTGGTCAACGGCGCCTCGGTCACCGGCGGCGCCGAAGGAGTGGGACGCATGACCACCCGCTCGGTGGTGCACGCCATCTCGGCCATCGTCATCACCGACATGGTCTTCGTCTTCATGGTGACGCGCTGA
- a CDS encoding STAS domain-containing protein, whose product MKLEHRTTGTAAIVALSGEVDLRHSPALRKALMEVMLDKGPLVVADLSAVEYIDSSGIAGLVEAYQMARKNGTRFVLAAISDPVRRVLQLARLDRVFAIADTLEGALGE is encoded by the coding sequence ATGAAGCTGGAACATCGCACCACTGGAACCGCCGCCATCGTGGCCCTGTCGGGCGAAGTGGACCTGCGCCACTCGCCCGCGCTGCGCAAGGCGCTGATGGAGGTGATGCTGGACAAGGGCCCGCTGGTGGTGGCCGACCTGTCGGCGGTGGAATACATCGACAGCTCCGGCATCGCCGGGCTGGTGGAGGCCTATCAGATGGCCCGCAAGAACGGCACCCGCTTCGTGCTGGCCGCCATCAGCGATCCCGTCCGCCGGGTGCTGCAACTGGCCCGCCTGGACCGCGTCTTCGCCATCGCCGACACGCTTGAGGGAGCCTTGGGGGAATGA